One region of Peribacillus simplex genomic DNA includes:
- a CDS encoding DUF2642 domain-containing protein yields the protein MSSEKQEKQCKKNSCDYLYYKWLIENGQTTPGRPGAPGASGDSYHDLKKVLRRLLGKTVTVSTDFAPVTGILSAIEEDYVVITEAAGSVVFVPLYAQNSVREPI from the coding sequence AAAAAGAATTCCTGCGACTATCTCTACTATAAATGGCTTATTGAAAATGGTCAAACAACTCCGGGGAGACCTGGAGCCCCAGGTGCATCAGGAGATTCGTACCATGATTTGAAAAAGGTTTTAAGAAGACTACTAGGAAAAACGGTAACGGTATCCACTGATTTTGCCCCGGTGACGGGAATATTAAGTGCTATTGAAGAAGATTATGTCGTAATTACTGAAGCAGCTGGATCTGTTGTATTTGTTCCGCTTTACGCTCAAAATTCAGTTAGAGAGCCTATTTAA